A single genomic interval of Gouania willdenowi chromosome 10, fGouWil2.1, whole genome shotgun sequence harbors:
- the rack1 gene encoding small ribosomal subunit protein RACK1 yields the protein MTEQMTVRGTLKGHNGWVTQIATTPQYPDMILSASRDHSIIMWKLTRDDTNYGIPQRSLNGHSHFVSDVVISSDGQFALSGSWDGTLRLWDLSNGTTTRRFVGHTKDVLSVAFSADNRQIVSGSRDRTIKLWNTLGVCKYTIQEESHSDWASCVRFSPNSSNPIIVSCGWDKMVKVWNLANCKLKTNHIGHTGYLNNVTVSPDGSLCASGGKDGQAMLWDLNEGKHLYTLDSGDTINALCFSPNRYWLCAATGPSIKIWDLEGKIIVDELRQEVISTNSKAEPPQCTSLAWSADGQTLFAGYTDNLIRVWQVTIGTR from the exons ATGACCGAGCAGATGACCGTGAGGGGGACCCTAAAGGGCCACAATGGATGGGTCACCCAGATCGCCACTACGCCCCAGTACCCCGACATGATTCTGTCCGCGTCCCGAG ACCACAGCATCATCATGTGGAAGCTGACCCGTGATGACACCAACTATGGGATCCCCCAGCGCAGCCTGAATGGTCACTCACACTTTGTAAGTGATGTGGTCATCTCCTCTGATGGACAGTTCGCCCTCTCTGGCTCCTGGGATGGGACTCTGCGCCTGTGGGATCTCTCAAA TGGGACAACCACCCGCCGCTTTGTTGGACACACAAAGGATGTGTTGAGCGTGGCCTTCTCTGCAGATAACCGCCAGATTGTGTCTGGCTCCAGGGACAGGACCATCAAACTGTGGAACACTCTCGGAGTCTGCAAGTACACCATTCAG GAGGAGAGCCATTCTGATTGGGCGTCTTGCGTTCGCTTCTCCCCCAATAGCAGCAACCCCATCATTGTCTCTTGCGGCTGGGACAAAATGGTTAAG GTGTGGAACCTGGCCAACTGCAAGCTGAAGACCAACCACATTGGCCACACTGGCTATCTGAACAATGTGACGGTGTCTCCCGATGGCTCCCTCTGTGCATCTGGTGGAAAG GATGGACAAGCAATGCTGTGGGATCTGAATGAGGGCAAGCATCTCTACACCCTGGACAGTGGTGACACCATCAATGCTCTTTGCTTCAGCCCCAACCGCTACTGGCTGTGTGCAGCTACCGGCCCCAGCATCAAAATCTGG GATCTGGAGGGCAAAATTATTGTGGATGAGCTCAGACAAGAAGTGATCAGCACAAACAGCAAGGCTGAACCTCCACAGTGCACTTCCCTTGCCTGGTCTGCTGATGGACAG ACCCTGTTTGCTGGCTACACTGACAACCTGATCAGAGTGTGGCAGGTCACTATTGGAACTCGataa